Proteins from one Sabethes cyaneus chromosome 2, idSabCyanKW18_F2, whole genome shotgun sequence genomic window:
- the LOC128735022 gene encoding intracellular coagulation inhibitor 2-like, which yields MCRLAGWIVLFGSILHCCFGGHLRFPYGDTNFSLNVYKAAFDPERNIIVAPFVLRNSIAMLYAIATGATRERLREVFALPENFTEFLINQKELHFMLGGEGGDGFRMRNRIILNGFREVDIHMRDVMDDLDTAIVYFDFGQREGVVRRVNHFVNFNTNKVVTGMVDLEQIPNKMQLVQICAASFKPPFASAFNPNDTSPREFWSGLIEKLYSTMTMFKRGDFRFSRIPELEIEVLELPFVKSSDAVMWIMLPDRDASLETIMKQLEPGHFDAIQAHFSMKRAEITVPLFTIESVFNATDFLRQTMGLDVLFKNRELRVFEDLDSSLDNVLHRAGMRFYEKTADAGGATVVRSFRKRSSAYQYVVARSYLFVIVKKTNKQILFMGHLHKPDNLVEV from the exons ATGTGTCGTCTAGCCGGATGGATTGTGTTGTTTGGCAGCATACTGCACTGCTGCTTCGGTGGTCATTTACGATTTCCGTACGGAGACACCAATTTTAGTCTGAATGTTTACAAG GCTGCCTTCGATCCGGAGCGAAACATTATTGTTGCACCGTTTGTGTTGCGCAACAGCATCGCGATGTTGTACGCGATTGCTACGGGAGCAACGCGTGAACGCTTGCGAGAGGTCTTTGCGCTGCCGGAGAATTTCACCGAGTTTCTGATCAACCAAAAGGAGCTGCACTTCATGCTGGGCGGAGAAGGAGGTGACGGGTTTAGGATGAGGAATCGAATTATTTTGAACGGTTTCCGTGAAGTGGACATCCATATGCGAGACGTGATGGATGATCTGGATACGGCCATTGTTTACTTTGATTTCGGTCAGCGTGAAGGAGTGGTGAGGCGAGTGAACCATTTCGTGAATTTCAACACCAATAAGGTGGTCACCGGTATGGTGGATTTGGagcaaattccaaacaaaatgCAACTGGTGCAGATTTGTGCCGCTTCCTTCAAGCCACCTTTCGCCAGTGCCTTCAATCCAAACGATACAAGTCCTCGAGAATTCTGGAGTGGACTGATTGAAAAGCTATACTCAACCATGACGATGTTCAAACGTGGTGACTTTCGATTTTCCCGTATTCCAGAGTTGGAGATCGAGGTACTGGAGCTACCGTTTGTCAAATCAAGTGACGCCGTGATGTGGATAATGCTTCCGGATCGGGATGCATCGCTAGAAACCATCATGAAACAACTGGAACCGGGACATTTCGACGCCATACAGGCACATTTTTCGATGAAACGAGCGGAAATCACCGTTCCACTGTTTACCATAGAATCGGTATTCAATGCAACGGATTTTCTACGTCAAACGATGGGGCTTGATGTGCTGTTCAAGAATCGCGAGCTGCGTGTGTTCGAGGACCTAGATTCATCTTTGGACAATGTACTGCACCGGGCCGGGATGCGATTCTACGAGAAAACGGCCGACGCCGGAGGCGCTACGGTGGTGCGAAGTTTCCGAAAGCGAAGTTCCGCCTACCAGTACGTAGTGGCTCGCTCCTACCTGTTTGTGATAGTGAAGAAAACCAACAAACAAATCCTGTTCATGGGTCATTTACATAAGCCTGATAACTTAGTAGAAGTTTAA